A single Paenibacillus sp. FSL R5-0517 DNA region contains:
- the aspS gene encoding aspartate--tRNA ligase, translating to MKRSHHCGALTPAHIGETVTLNGWVQTRRDLGGVLFIDLRDRSGIVQVVFNPAYSGEALQIADRVRSEYVIAVTGKVVKRDAETVNKNLPTGEIEVQITEIEVLNAAKTPPFFIEDGVEVDESLRLKYRYLDLRRPEMFETLKLRSKASKVFRDYLDGEEFVEVETPILTKSSPEGARDYLVPSRVHEGEFFALPQSPQIYKQLLMVGGLERYYQIARCFRDEDLRADRQPEFTQVDIEASFLQQDDLLPMMEELMAKLLRETKGIELELPFQRITYADAMGKYGSDKPDLRFGMELVEMNDIVANSGVKVFASVIEKGGEVKVLNAKGCGTWSRKEIDDLGPFAARYGAKGLAWIQVKDGEFKGPIVKFFTPEEIEAVKERTGAEDGDLLLFSADTKKVVADVLGALRLKIGRQLGLIDDSKFKFAWVVDFPLLGYDEDAKRYVAEHHPFTRPKDEDVHLFDTDPGAIRAQAYDLVLNGYEVGGGSMRIYKRDVQEKMFAALGLSPEVANEKFGYLLEAFEYGTPPHGGIAFGLDRLVMLLAGRTNLRETIAFPKTASATDLLMNAPSEVDDSQLEQLHIRVARKPVAEKK from the coding sequence ATGAAAAGAAGTCATCATTGCGGCGCATTAACACCCGCACACATCGGTGAAACAGTAACATTGAACGGTTGGGTTCAAACCCGTCGTGACTTGGGGGGCGTACTCTTCATCGATCTGCGTGACCGCAGCGGGATTGTACAAGTTGTCTTTAACCCGGCTTATTCCGGCGAAGCTCTGCAAATTGCAGATCGTGTACGTAGCGAGTATGTTATCGCTGTAACGGGTAAAGTCGTTAAACGTGATGCAGAAACAGTGAACAAAAATCTGCCTACTGGCGAAATTGAAGTTCAAATCACTGAAATTGAAGTGCTGAATGCAGCCAAAACACCTCCATTCTTCATCGAAGATGGTGTAGAAGTGGATGAATCCCTTCGTTTGAAATATCGTTACCTGGACCTGCGTCGTCCGGAAATGTTCGAAACACTGAAACTGCGTTCCAAAGCATCCAAAGTGTTCCGTGACTATCTGGATGGAGAAGAGTTCGTTGAAGTGGAAACACCAATCCTGACGAAGAGCTCCCCGGAAGGTGCGCGTGATTATCTCGTACCGAGCCGTGTGCATGAAGGTGAATTCTTCGCTTTGCCACAATCCCCACAAATCTACAAACAATTGCTGATGGTGGGTGGACTTGAGCGTTATTATCAGATCGCTCGCTGTTTCCGGGATGAGGATCTTCGTGCAGACCGTCAACCCGAATTCACGCAAGTCGACATCGAGGCTTCCTTCCTGCAACAGGATGACCTGCTGCCAATGATGGAAGAACTGATGGCCAAATTGTTGCGTGAAACCAAAGGCATTGAGCTGGAACTGCCTTTCCAACGGATTACGTATGCAGATGCAATGGGTAAATACGGTTCAGACAAACCAGATCTGCGTTTCGGTATGGAACTGGTTGAAATGAACGATATCGTAGCAAACAGTGGTGTGAAAGTATTTGCTTCCGTCATCGAAAAAGGTGGAGAAGTGAAAGTGCTCAACGCTAAAGGCTGTGGCACATGGAGTCGTAAAGAGATCGATGATCTCGGACCATTTGCTGCACGTTACGGTGCGAAAGGTCTGGCTTGGATTCAAGTAAAAGACGGCGAGTTCAAAGGGCCAATCGTGAAGTTCTTCACTCCTGAAGAGATCGAAGCTGTCAAAGAACGTACAGGTGCTGAGGATGGCGACTTGTTGCTCTTCTCCGCAGACACGAAAAAAGTGGTTGCTGACGTACTGGGCGCATTGCGTCTGAAAATCGGCCGTCAACTCGGCCTGATCGATGACAGCAAATTCAAATTTGCTTGGGTTGTGGACTTCCCACTCCTTGGATATGATGAAGACGCCAAACGTTATGTGGCAGAACACCATCCGTTCACACGTCCAAAAGACGAAGATGTACATCTGTTCGACACAGATCCGGGTGCTATTCGTGCTCAAGCCTATGACCTTGTTCTCAATGGTTATGAAGTAGGTGGCGGTTCGATGCGTATCTACAAACGTGACGTTCAGGAGAAAATGTTTGCTGCCCTTGGACTCTCTCCAGAAGTAGCGAATGAGAAATTTGGCTACCTGCTCGAAGCATTCGAATATGGAACTCCACCGCATGGCGGAATTGCTTTTGGTCTTGACCGTTTGGTGATGTTGCTGGCGGGCCGCACGAATTTGCG